The Bradyrhizobium guangxiense genomic sequence ACGGCCGCTCAGCGCCAGTAGAGTCGGATCGCGACATAGACCACGACCAGGCAGGCGAAAATCAGCGCCACCGGCAGCGGCCGTTTCTGGGCTCCAGCGAATGCTCCCGCCCGGAAGGAGGCGGACCGCTTCGGGGCCGGTGCCGGGCGGCGGAAGGCGGTAACATTGTCCTGCGCCGTTTCAGGCGGACGGGAGCGGACGTCGGGCGCGGTTCCTCCGCCGCCCATTTCGGCATAATAGGCCTTGTAGATTGCGCCAATGGTGGCCTCGGTGGCCTCGCCCTCGCTCGCCTGTGTCAGGAGGTTCTGATAGCTCGCCAGGAACTCCTGGGCCTCCGGAGGCAAGGCGGACGCCCCATTGAGTTTGGCCATCATCTTCCATGTGGCGAAATCGGCGCGGGCGCGGGTGTCGGCGCGTCGCGCGATCAGCATATCGGCAGCTTTGACCAAGTCGGCCTCTGGCCCTTCGGCTTGTGTTCGGGGTTCGCTGTTCAACTACGCATTGCCGGTCAGGAAGAGAACAGCCTGAATCACATGACCGGTCCACGTCCGCAGTATTGCTGAAATAACATCAAGATTTAGACCGAACTGCGAGCCCGCCAGCGGCAGCAGGATCAACAGGCCGATCAGGATCAGCATCCCGAATGGCTCGAGCCGGGCCAACGGCAAGGCGAGGGGGCCGGGCAGCAGCCCGACCGCGACGCGCCCGCCATCGAGCGGCGGGATCGGCATCATGTTGAAGACGGCAAGGATGGCGTTGATGATCAGTGCATTCTTGAGGTTGTCGGCGACCCATTTCGCCGAGCTGGCCGGCACGAGGGGCAGGGCGTGGAAGGCGAGGGCCGCGGCCAGCGCCAGCAGGATGTTGGTGACGGGCCCCGCAAGGGCCACCCAGACCATGCCCAGCCTGGGGTTGTTCAGCTTGCGGAAGTTCACCGGCACCGGCTTGGCGTATCCGAACAGAAACGGCGAATGCGCGAACAGCAGCATCGCCGGGAGGATCAGGGTGCCGAACGGATCGATATGCCTGATGGGATTGAAGCTGACGCGGCCGAGCTGCGCGGCCGTGTTGTCGCGGAGCCGATCCGCGACGAAGGCGTGCGCAGCCTCGTGAAAAGTGATGGCGAGCACCAGCGGCAGCACCCAGACGGAGAGGTCATAGAAGGAAATGTTCACGGCTCGTTGATCCCGGTTCGCTCGCGGCCTTGCAGCCGTTCCAGCCAAACCGGCGGTGCAGCAACGCTTCAGTTCAACATAGGGTGGCCGGGTCCGGAATGCCACGCCGCAGATGATCCGCCAGCAGCGCCGCCGGGAGCGACAGCTTACGCGCGCAATGGAGGCGGATGTCCGCGGCCGGCAGCGGCGGCAGGCCGTCGTGCTCCGACAGGACGCGCAGACGAGGCGGCAGGACACCGGCCTTCACGACGGTGATGGCAAGGCTCTGGGCTGCGATCGCCTCCACCGCTGCAAGCGTCTGGCTGATAAAGGCGAGGCGCCAGGGCCGGCCGGCGGCATCGAGCGCGTCCGCGGCCCATTGCCGGAACAGGCAGCCGGGTGGGTAGAGTGCGAGGGGCAGCGCGTCGTGCGGTGGCCCGACTGAATACGAGGCGGCCGCAGCCCACACCGCCTGCTCGCGTCGCAGCAACTCGCCGTCGCCGCGTCCCGCCGGGTGCATGGCGATGACGAGGTCGTAGGCCTCGCCGAGCCGGGCCGGCATCGTCGCGGTCAGCCCGGTCTCGATCTCGACCCGGATCTCCGGACGGCTCCTGGCGAATTGCGCCAGCAATGGCGGAATGACGATCGTGCCGTAGTCGTCCATCACGCCGAGGCGGACCACGGCTTCGTGCTTGCGCGCGCAGAGCGCATCGACGGCCTCTGCATTGAGGTCGAGCAGCCGCTTCGCATAGACGAGGAGTTGGTCGCCTGCTGCAGTCAGTGCAACGCCGGCCCTGGTGCGTTGGAACAGTTTTGCGCCGAGCCGTTCTTCCAGGCGCCTGATCTGGACGCTGACCGCGGATTGCGTCCGGTTGAGCGTCATGGCGGCGCGCGTGAAGGAGCGATGCTCGGCGACGGCGGCGAAGGCCTTCAGCAGATCAGGATCGAGAACGGGTGCGGTCATGACGAAAACTTATCCTGGCATGACGGAAATTCCATTACCTGTTTGGGCGCGCCTCGTATGCTGGTTTCAAAGCATCAAAGGGAGCAAGCATGGGCGAGATCTCCGGCGTTCTGGCGGCGGTGCTGTCGAGCGGCCTCGGCGGCACCTCGATCGGCGCGACGCGCTATCTCGTGGGCAGCATCGATCCGCTGGCGATCGGCTCGTTCCGGTTCGGCATCGGCTTCCTCCTGCTGTTACCTCTCACGGTGCTGCGCGGCGATCGTTGGCCGGAACGAGGCGACTGGGCCGCCGCCATCGCGCTCGGCATCCTGTTCTTTGCGCTGTTCCCGATCCTGTTTAACGCGTCGCTGATGTTCACGACCGCCGCGCGCGGCGCGCTCGCTCTGTCGACCCTTCCGCTGTTGTCGCTCGTGATCGGCGCAGCTCTCGGCGTCGAGGCCCTGACCTGGCGCAAGTCGGTCGGCGTCGTGATCGCGACGGCTGGCGTTGCGGTCGCGCTGCTCTCCGACCTGGCCTCCGCGCCATCCGGCGCCTGGCGGGGCGATCTCCTGATGATGGCGGCGGCGCTGTGCATGGCGCTCTACGGCATCTGGTCGAAGCCGCTGATCCGGCGCTCCGGCCCGATCGGTTTCACGACCATGAGCATGGCGGCGGGCGCCGTCTGCCTGATCCTGCTCTCCTATGTCCGCGGCAGCTTTGCACCGGTTGCCGGCTTCGGCGCGCCGCAATGGTTGGCGGCTGCTTATCTCGGTGCCTTCGGCGCGGCGCTCACCTTCTATCTCTGGGCCTTCGCGCTGGAGCGTACGACACCGACGCGCGTTGCGATCTCGGTGACGGTCAATCCGATCACGGCCTCGCTGGTCGGAGCCTGGCTGCTGAACGAACCGCTGCGCTGGAATCTGGCGGCCGGCATCGTCGCGGTTTTCGCCGGAATCTGGATCGCGACGACGACGGGACGGCGCGCTCAGATGGCGAGGGCGCCCGTGTCAGGCCAAGTCTGACATCAGGCCGGGATCGTCCCCGGATATTGCGTCAGACCGTCGTCGAGCTTGAGCCAGGCGGGCTTCTCCGAGACCCAGATGTGCTCGGTCGGCGCGAAGGCGTTGCGATCGTCGAACACCGAGAGCGCGACGCCGGCCAGCGTGCCGTTGCGCCGCCACGCGAACAGGCGGGGGCCGCAGCGCTTGCAGAACACGCGGTCGATGTTCTCGGACGATGCATAGCGCGCCGTGTCACCCTCGACGGTCAGCGCGCGCTGGTCGAACTGCGCCCGGGCGAAGAAAGGCGAGCCCATCGCCTTCTGACAGAGGCGGCAATGGCAGATGCGGACGTTGAGCGGTTCACCCTCCGCCTTGAACCGCACCGCGCCGCACAGGCAGCCACCTTCCCGGATCATGCTGTCCTCAATAAGTCGCGCGTCCGCCGGAAATGTCGAATACCGCGCCGGTGGAGAAGGCACAATCTTCGGATGCAAGCCATGCCACCATCGCGGCGAGTTCTTCCACCAGCACGAAGCGCGCCTTCGGGATCTTCGACAGCATGAAGTCGATATGCTGCTGCGTCATCTGGTCGAAGATCGCGGTCTTCGCGGCGGCCGGTGTCACCGCGTTGACGAGGATGTCATGTGCGGCGAGCTCCTTGCCGAGCGACTTCGTCAGCGCGATCAGGCCGGCCTTGGAGGCCGAATAGTGCGCGGCGTTCGGATTGCCCTCCTTGCCGGCGATCGAGGCGATGTTCACGATGCGCCCGTATTTCTGCTTGAGCATCATGGGCACGATCGCCTTTGAGACGATGAAGGGGCCGTCGAGGTTGATGCGCAGCACCTTGCGCCATTCCTCGAGGTCGGTCTCCCAGACGGGCTTGTTGACGCCGGCGATGCCGGCATTGTTGACGAGGATGTCGATCTTGCCGAACGCGGCCAGCGTCGCATCGCGGGCCCGCTCGACGGCCGCGGTGTCGGTGACGTCGACCTTGAAGACGCGGACGCTGTCGCCGATCTCCTTCGCGGTCTTCTCGGCCAAGGCGGCATCGAAATCCCAGATCGCGACCTTGGCGCCGGAGGCAACGAAGCGCTCGGTGATCGCGCGGCCAAAGCCCTGCGCGCCGCCGGTGACGATTGCGACGCGGCCGTTGAGGTCGATCTTGTTCATGCCCGGTGCCTCTGGTGTCAGAGCATGTAGCCGCCGTCGACGACGAGATCGACGCCGGTGGTGAAGGCGCTTTCGTCGCTGCCGAGATAGACCGCCAGGGCCGCGATCTCCTCGGCGGTGCCGAGCCGGCCCATTTTCTGGCGGGAGATGAACATCTCCTTGCCTTGCGGGCCTTGCGCGGCGGCGCGGTCGAGCATCGAGGGCGTCTCGACGGTGCCGGGGCAGATCGAGTTGCAGCGGATGCCCTTGGTGATGAAATCGAGCGCGACCGCGCGCGACAGCAGCGACACCGCCGCCTTCGACGAGCTGTAGACGTAGCGGTTTGCCGGCGGCCGCAGCGCCGCGCAGGACGAGATGTTCACGATGCTGCCGCCGCCGCCCGCGATCATGTCGGGCAGGAAGGCCTTGATGGTCCGGTGCATCGACTTGACGTTGAGGTCGAACGAAAAGTCAAAGTCCTCTTCGGAGCATTCCAGGATGGTGCCGTGGTGCACGAAGCCGGCGGCGTTGAGCAGGATGTCGATCTTGCCGATGCGCTTGGCAAAGGCGTTGACCTCGGCGGTGTTGCGGACGTCGAGCTTCGCGACCTCGGCGATGCCTTCCTTGGTCAGATCAGCGATGCCGGCTTCGTTGATGTCGGTGGCGATGACGGTTGCGCCTTCACGCGCGAATGCGATGGCGCATGCGCGCCCGATGCCTGCCGCGGCAGCCGTGACGACGGCGCGCTTTCCCTTGAGGCGGTCTGCCATTTTCTTCTCCTTTGAATTTTCTGTCGTCATTCCGGGGCGCGCCTCTTGGCGCGAACCCGGAATCGATCGGGCCACAGCGTCGGTGGATCAATGGATTCCGGGCTCCCGACTACGTCGCGCCCCGGAATGACCGTTGTCAGTGATTGTCCCGCGCCACGCCGAACGTGCCGGCGACGTTCTGGTAGCGCGTGGCGAGCTCCATGCAGGCGCCGGTCGATTGCTGGCCGACCGTGTTGCGATAGATCTCCTGCCACGGCGTCTGGTTCGGCGGATGCTTGAAGCCGCCGCTGGCCTTCAGCTCGGCGTGGCGCTTCTTCAGCTCCTCGTCCGAGATCAGGATGTTGGCGCTGCCCTTGTTGAGGTCGATGCGGACCTTGTCGCCGGTCTTGAGGATCGCAAGACCGCCATTGGCGGCGGCTTCCGGCGAGGCGTTCAGGATCGAGGGCGAGCCGGAGGTGCCGGACTGGCGGCCGTCGCCGATGCAGGGCAGGGACAGGATGCCGCGCTTGATCAGCGCCGCCGGCGGCTGCATGTTCACGACCTCGGCGCCGCCGGGGTAGCCGATCGGGCCGGTGCCGCGGATGAACAGCACGCAGCGCTCGTCGATGTCGAGCGAGGGATCGTCGATCCGCTCGTGATAATCCTCCGGCCCCTCGAACACGATGGCGCGGCCCTCGAAGGCATTCGGGTCCTTGGCGTTGCTGAGATAGCGGTCGCGGAATTCCTTCGAGATCACTGAGGTCTTCATGATCGCGGAATCGAACAGATTGCCCTTCAGCACCAGGAAGCCGGCGTCCTTCACCAGCGGCTTGTCGTAGGCCCAGATCACGTCGTTGTCGGGGACCGGGGCGCTCTTGCAGTTCTCGCCGATGCCGCGGCCGTTGACGGTGACGGCGTCTTCATGGATGCGCTTGTGCTTCATCAATTCGCGAACCACGGCCGGCACGCCGCCGGCGCGGTGGAATTCCTCGCCGAGATAGAAGCCGGCCGGCTGCATGTTGACCAGGAGCGGCACGTCGTGGCCGACCTTCTGCCAGTCCTCGATGGTGAGCTCGACCCCGATGTGGCGGGCGAGCGCATTGATGTGGATCGGTGCGTTGGTCGAGCCGCCGATCGCGGAGTTGATCACGATGCAGTTCTCGAACGCCTTGCGGGTGAGGATGTCCGAGGGCTTGAGGTCCTCCCACACCATCTCGACGATGCGTTTTCCGGTCTCGTAGGCGATCTGGCCGCGCTCGCGATAGGGGGCCGGAATCGCCGCGCAGCCCGGCAGCGAGAAGCCGAGCGCTTCGGCGAGGCCGTTCATGGTGGAGGCCGTGCCCATGGTGTTGCAATGGCCGACCGAGGGCGCGGAGGAGGCCACGATCTCCATGAACTCCTCATAGTCGATCTCGCCCGCGGCGAGCCGCTCGCGGGATTTCCAGACGATGGTGCCGGAGCCGGTGCGCTCGCCATTGTGCCAGCCGTTGAGCATCGGACCGCCCGACAGCACGATCGCGGGCAGGTTCACGGTCGCCGCCGCCATCATGCAGGCCGGCGTGGTCTTGTCGCAGCCGGTGGTGAGCACGACGCCGTCGAGCGGGTAGCCGTAGAGGATCTCGACGAGGCCGAGATAGGCGAGGTTGCGGTCGAGCGCCGCGGTCGGGCGCTTGCCGGTCTCCTGGATCGGATGGGTCGGGAATTCCATCGCAATGCCGCCGGCCTCGCGGATGCCCTCGCGGACGCGATGGGCGAGCTCGAGATGGTGGCGGTTGCAGGGCGAGAGGTCGTTGCCGGTCTGCGCGATGCCGATGATCGGCTTGCCGGACTGCAGCTCGGCGCGGGGAAGGCCGTAATTGAGGTAGCGCTCCATGTAGAGCGCGGTCATGCCCGGATTATGCGGGTTGTTGAACCATTCCTGCGAGCGAAGGTGGCGTCGCGTACCGGTGCTGGCGGGGGCGTGCCCATTGGTTGGCTTTTTTGTCATTGGTTTCTCCTGCAATGCAAACGCACTGGCGTTCCGTCCATCTACATCAGTCTTGGGCTGTCGGCTTGTGCAACGCCCAACGGAGCGAACGATGGATCGCTGGCCCGCTGGCGGGGCGTTTCCTCACAAATCCGATACTAGTCGTGGCCACTTGGTAACGCTACCATTTTGTTCGCGGCAGCCGCACCCGAAATGGCTGGCCTGCTGTCCGCATGGCGCGACGACGAGCTTTGCCGCTCGATCACCTTGAATCCGAGATCGAGCACCGGCTGCTCCGGGCGCCGTCCGTCGATCGCCTCGATCAGCATGGCGGCGGCGGTCTTGCCCATCTCGTAACGGTTGGTGCGCACGCTGGTGAGGGTAGGGACGGCGGACGCCATGAATTCGAGGTCGTTGAAGCCGACGATCGCGATCTGGTCGGGGACCGCGATCTCGCGGCGCCGGCATTCGAACAGAACGCCGAGTGCGAGGTCGTCATTGGCACAGAACACCGCGTCGAGATCGGGCTCCCGCGCCAGCAGATCCGTGAAGAGCGCGCCGCCCAGCGTCACCGAGGTCGGCGTCGCGGTCGTGACGACGAGGCGCTGGTCGAACAGTCCGGCGTCCTTCATGGCAGAGACATATCCGTCGAGACGCCGCTGCACACGCGGATCCATGCGCGCCCCGACGAATCCGATTCTGCGGCGGCCCTGTTCGAACAGATGCGCAACCGCTGCGCGGGCTGCATCGTAGTGCGAAAAGCCGATCATCATGTCGACCGGATCGGGACCGATCTCCATGATCTGCACGATCGGGCAGTCGGCGGCCTCCAGCATCGCGCGCGATTCTGCGGTCTGGTCGATGCCGGTGACGATCAGCCCGGCCGGCTTCTGCGCAAGAAACAGGCGCAGCAGCTTCTCTTCCTGGAGAATGCTGTAGCGCGTGTTGGACAGCTGGATCGAGTAGCGGCTGCCTTCGGACGCATCGTAGATGCCGCGCAGCACGTCCGAGAACACGTTGTTGGTGAGAGAGGGGATCAGGACACCGATCACCTCGGTGCGTTGCGAGGCCAGCGCGCGGGCCGCAAGGTTCGGGACATAGCCGAGCTCCTTGGCGGCGCTCTCGACCCGGGTCCGCTTGGCGACCGACAAGGCTTCGGGATTACGGAAGAAGCGGGACGCCGTAATCGGGCTGACGCCGGCAAGCTCGGCGACTTCCGCCAGTCGGATTTTGCCTGACTTGGTGCGTTTTCGACCCATTTGCTGCTCTTAACACAGTCAGTCCCGCAAACAAAGGAACGTTGACAGCGCTACCAGCAACGACTAACCAAAGACAAATTGCCAAAACCGCTCAAACTGCCGACAATGTTGCCCGCTAAGATCGGGCTTCGTTCGGCGAAGTCTGAAAAAACAAGACGGTCGCGGCGCTAGAGGCGTCGTGGACTTTCGAGGAGGGAGCTAGATGTCGTCTGTGCAAATCCGCGACGTGCGGAAATCGTTCGGCAATTTTGAAGTCCTGCACGGCGTGACGATTCCGATCGAAGATGGCCAGTTCGTGGTCCTGGTCGGCCCCTCCGGCTGCGGCAAGTCGACGCTTCTGCGCATGCTCGCCGGTCTTGAGAACATCACTTCCGGCACGATCTCGATCGGCGACCGCGTCGTCAACAATGTCCAGCCGAAGGAGCGGGACATTGCGATGGTATTCCAGAACTACGCGCTCTATCCGCACATGACCGTCGCCGACAATATGGGCTTCTCGCTGAAGCTGCGGAACGCGAGCGCCGACGAGATCAACAAGCGCGTCAAGCGCGCCGCCGAGATCCTCGCGCTGTCGCCGCTGCTCGATCGCTATCCGCGCCAGCTCTCCGGCGGTCAGCGCCAGCGCGTCGCGATGGGCCGCGCCATCGTGCGTGATCCGCAGGTCTTCCTGTTCGACGAGCCCTTGTCGAACCTGGATGCCAAGCTGCGCGTCGCCATGCGCACCGAGATCAAGGAACTGCACCAGCGGCTGAAGACGACGACCGTCTACGTCACTCACGACCAGATCGAGGCCATGACCATGGCCGACAAGATCGTCGTCATGCATGACGGCATCGTCGAGCAGATGGGCACGCCGCTCGAGCTCTATGACAAGCCCGACAACCAGTTCGTCGCCGGCTTCATCGGTTCGCCCGCGATGAACTTCCTGAAGGGGCATGTGCGCGTCAACGGCGTTGCGACCTTTGAAGGGCCGAACGGAGTCAAGCTGCCGCT encodes the following:
- a CDS encoding site-2 protease family protein — encoded protein: MNISFYDLSVWVLPLVLAITFHEAAHAFVADRLRDNTAAQLGRVSFNPIRHIDPFGTLILPAMLLFAHSPFLFGYAKPVPVNFRKLNNPRLGMVWVALAGPVTNILLALAAALAFHALPLVPASSAKWVADNLKNALIINAILAVFNMMPIPPLDGGRVAVGLLPGPLALPLARLEPFGMLILIGLLILLPLAGSQFGLNLDVISAILRTWTGHVIQAVLFLTGNA
- a CDS encoding LysR family transcriptional regulator, translated to MTAPVLDPDLLKAFAAVAEHRSFTRAAMTLNRTQSAVSVQIRRLEERLGAKLFQRTRAGVALTAAGDQLLVYAKRLLDLNAEAVDALCARKHEAVVRLGVMDDYGTIVIPPLLAQFARSRPEIRVEIETGLTATMPARLGEAYDLVIAMHPAGRGDGELLRREQAVWAAAASYSVGPPHDALPLALYPPGCLFRQWAADALDAAGRPWRLAFISQTLAAVEAIAAQSLAITVVKAGVLPPRLRVLSEHDGLPPLPAADIRLHCARKLSLPAALLADHLRRGIPDPATLC
- a CDS encoding DMT family transporter — encoded protein: MGEISGVLAAVLSSGLGGTSIGATRYLVGSIDPLAIGSFRFGIGFLLLLPLTVLRGDRWPERGDWAAAIALGILFFALFPILFNASLMFTTAARGALALSTLPLLSLVIGAALGVEALTWRKSVGVVIATAGVAVALLSDLASAPSGAWRGDLLMMAAALCMALYGIWSKPLIRRSGPIGFTTMSMAAGAVCLILLSYVRGSFAPVAGFGAPQWLAAAYLGAFGAALTFYLWAFALERTTPTRVAISVTVNPITASLVGAWLLNEPLRWNLAAGIVAVFAGIWIATTTGRRAQMARAPVSGQV
- a CDS encoding GFA family protein; translation: MIREGGCLCGAVRFKAEGEPLNVRICHCRLCQKAMGSPFFARAQFDQRALTVEGDTARYASSENIDRVFCKRCGPRLFAWRRNGTLAGVALSVFDDRNAFAPTEHIWVSEKPAWLKLDDGLTQYPGTIPA
- a CDS encoding SDR family NAD(P)-dependent oxidoreductase, with translation MNKIDLNGRVAIVTGGAQGFGRAITERFVASGAKVAIWDFDAALAEKTAKEIGDSVRVFKVDVTDTAAVERARDATLAAFGKIDILVNNAGIAGVNKPVWETDLEEWRKVLRINLDGPFIVSKAIVPMMLKQKYGRIVNIASIAGKEGNPNAAHYSASKAGLIALTKSLGKELAAHDILVNAVTPAAAKTAIFDQMTQQHIDFMLSKIPKARFVLVEELAAMVAWLASEDCAFSTGAVFDISGGRATY
- a CDS encoding SDR family oxidoreductase; this encodes MADRLKGKRAVVTAAAAGIGRACAIAFAREGATVIATDINEAGIADLTKEGIAEVAKLDVRNTAEVNAFAKRIGKIDILLNAAGFVHHGTILECSEEDFDFSFDLNVKSMHRTIKAFLPDMIAGGGGSIVNISSCAALRPPANRYVYSSSKAAVSLLSRAVALDFITKGIRCNSICPGTVETPSMLDRAAAQGPQGKEMFISRQKMGRLGTAEEIAALAVYLGSDESAFTTGVDLVVDGGYML
- a CDS encoding IlvD/Edd family dehydratase, translating into MTKKPTNGHAPASTGTRRHLRSQEWFNNPHNPGMTALYMERYLNYGLPRAELQSGKPIIGIAQTGNDLSPCNRHHLELAHRVREGIREAGGIAMEFPTHPIQETGKRPTAALDRNLAYLGLVEILYGYPLDGVVLTTGCDKTTPACMMAAATVNLPAIVLSGGPMLNGWHNGERTGSGTIVWKSRERLAAGEIDYEEFMEIVASSAPSVGHCNTMGTASTMNGLAEALGFSLPGCAAIPAPYRERGQIAYETGKRIVEMVWEDLKPSDILTRKAFENCIVINSAIGGSTNAPIHINALARHIGVELTIEDWQKVGHDVPLLVNMQPAGFYLGEEFHRAGGVPAVVRELMKHKRIHEDAVTVNGRGIGENCKSAPVPDNDVIWAYDKPLVKDAGFLVLKGNLFDSAIMKTSVISKEFRDRYLSNAKDPNAFEGRAIVFEGPEDYHERIDDPSLDIDERCVLFIRGTGPIGYPGGAEVVNMQPPAALIKRGILSLPCIGDGRQSGTSGSPSILNASPEAAANGGLAILKTGDKVRIDLNKGSANILISDEELKKRHAELKASGGFKHPPNQTPWQEIYRNTVGQQSTGACMELATRYQNVAGTFGVARDNH
- a CDS encoding LacI family DNA-binding transcriptional regulator — translated: MGRKRTKSGKIRLAEVAELAGVSPITASRFFRNPEALSVAKRTRVESAAKELGYVPNLAARALASQRTEVIGVLIPSLTNNVFSDVLRGIYDASEGSRYSIQLSNTRYSILQEEKLLRLFLAQKPAGLIVTGIDQTAESRAMLEAADCPIVQIMEIGPDPVDMMIGFSHYDAARAAVAHLFEQGRRRIGFVGARMDPRVQRRLDGYVSAMKDAGLFDQRLVVTTATPTSVTLGGALFTDLLAREPDLDAVFCANDDLALGVLFECRRREIAVPDQIAIVGFNDLEFMASAVPTLTSVRTNRYEMGKTAAAMLIEAIDGRRPEQPVLDLGFKVIERQSSSSRHADSRPAISGAAAANKMVALPSGHD
- a CDS encoding ABC transporter ATP-binding protein, with translation MSSVQIRDVRKSFGNFEVLHGVTIPIEDGQFVVLVGPSGCGKSTLLRMLAGLENITSGTISIGDRVVNNVQPKERDIAMVFQNYALYPHMTVADNMGFSLKLRNASADEINKRVKRAAEILALSPLLDRYPRQLSGGQRQRVAMGRAIVRDPQVFLFDEPLSNLDAKLRVAMRTEIKELHQRLKTTTVYVTHDQIEAMTMADKIVVMHDGIVEQMGTPLELYDKPDNQFVAGFIGSPAMNFLKGHVRVNGVATFEGPNGVKLPLKTAPVASDGRPAVYGVRPEHFTIADDGAEAEIIVVEPTGSETQGFAKVGGEQVVAVFRERHQFNPGDKVRLKPDPSLVHLFDEATGKRLNA